A single window of Granulicella mallensis MP5ACTX8 DNA harbors:
- a CDS encoding metallophosphoesterase family protein — protein MDRRQFTTLGAASLGSLLTQKLWAEQARAGASPDKFYFALVADTHIIDDFYVKGSENGVEDNESILVTTPRLISARDLINSLNPAIEQVFLIGDYFHNYPSTDYDFYFKNTTRLDNAKVITDGFKMPVHLGFGNHDYDVRHVSREMSHRLFEAKFKAKPYSVLDYKGYKFIHLNNFLGSTQDHTSSDFNPNVGSLGEEQLHWFEAQLQQHKPTFVFIHYPLIQDVPVEFADYGLHPLLRKYEDTIQLVVSGHQHKWVDFSRLYGPRHYIMAATRYDPNAYMLMEVDTKRGTWRFMNESLVEWDTHYSKPYKTA, from the coding sequence ATGGATCGTAGACAATTTACTACCCTTGGAGCCGCGTCGCTCGGCAGCCTGCTCACCCAGAAACTCTGGGCTGAGCAGGCCCGGGCCGGGGCTTCACCCGATAAGTTCTACTTTGCTCTGGTTGCCGACACTCACATCATCGACGACTTCTATGTCAAAGGCAGCGAGAACGGAGTGGAAGATAACGAGAGCATTCTTGTTACGACTCCTCGCCTGATCTCCGCACGCGATCTGATCAACTCGCTCAATCCTGCGATCGAGCAGGTCTTTCTGATCGGCGATTACTTCCATAACTATCCTTCTACCGATTACGACTTCTACTTCAAGAACACCACCCGCCTCGACAATGCCAAGGTGATTACCGATGGCTTCAAGATGCCGGTGCACCTTGGCTTTGGCAACCACGACTACGATGTGCGCCATGTCTCGCGGGAGATGAGCCACCGCCTCTTTGAGGCGAAGTTCAAGGCGAAGCCTTACTCCGTGCTGGACTACAAGGGCTACAAATTTATTCACCTGAATAACTTCCTTGGCAGCACCCAGGACCATACTTCTTCGGACTTCAATCCCAACGTCGGATCACTCGGGGAAGAGCAGCTCCATTGGTTTGAGGCGCAGCTTCAGCAGCACAAGCCTACCTTCGTCTTTATTCACTACCCGCTGATTCAGGATGTTCCGGTCGAGTTTGCCGACTACGGTCTTCATCCTCTTCTGCGCAAGTACGAAGACACGATTCAACTGGTCGTCTCCGGCCACCAGCATAAGTGGGTCGATTTCTCCCGCCTGTATGGGCCACGGCACTACATCATGGCTGCTACCCGTTATGACCCCAATGCCTACATGCTGATGGAAGTGGACACCAAGCGTGGCA
- a CDS encoding TonB-dependent receptor, with protein sequence MKRLFLLVVMACLVLSSAPMFAQFETASVLGYVRDGSGAVVPGASVSLINQETKAVVKAQTSAQGSYEFVDVKIGQYLVTAQANGFDVSTTQPFTVTVNARQRVDLALTIGSTSETVTVDSAAVLLETDSSERGQVIGTREVQNLPLNGRAYADLAALVPGVRRSLLENGTDSSRDASFNVNGMRSEQNNFLLDGLDNNSYGTSNQGFSNQALPPSPDAIDEFKVQTDNYSAEFGRAPGAVINVSIKSGTNHFHGAAYDYLRNTALNAIGPFSAPINPLTGKSQKPTLQRNQFGGTFGGPIFKDKLFFFGDYEGTRQVVHAINTATVPDADQNGTSAQAIANGGYTFLTTASSTLGIAANTPVQIKNPITGQVYTNGVVPFSDPTVSSFAKGVLAALPAPNLSGIVSNNYISLPADTLNDDKGDIRVDYTISPKTTMFARYSEHQGNIFSPPNIQGPAGGNSNGFVYIFNQQVAGGVTHAFTPNSILDARFAFTRTDGGKSPYGHSLASLESGIAGLPTSGPAVTSLNAQSVQNFSQFGSLSSNPQFQDPYTYNPKINYTWIKGRSTYKAGYEYVADFTTDSDFNPAYGEDTYNEYFSANGYISAAHPGVTTGTTSSPSGFDTGSKEGVALSDFLFGARDTYQLDNNTLAYINQRFHFFYFQDDIRFSSKLTINAGLRYELVTPQWESSNHLSNFDPGTVSMVNASNGSIYNRALVHMPKLDFAPRLGLAYQIDSKTVVRAGYGIGFLQFNRQGGENVLVYNAPFVVDTVLTQAPEFGNLATSGSSAPLAPCTTAQAALPYSSTNPTPCFRTSAQGYTTGMSSPANVTAASYKNTEVRYLPPNLPTGYVQSYHLTVQRELGPSTTFEVAYVGEHGVKIQTLADLNQANPATPSATCSTTITSGCGNLAARRPIQSFYTIEETIPAGFLTYNALQTKLEHRSGHGLYLLNSFTYSQAIDNSGGNLEANNGDSARINLANPRNDRGPSGYNQPLNDTLSIVYDLPYGKGRTFGGNAPAVVQQVLGGWQVTAINDMNSGQPFNISYSPTGVQSVSSILTQRPNQTGPAVLPKSKRVKTSTSYSLLNPASFSLPAFNQPYGNAGRNSARLDPFYQLDLGLHKQFDVFPRENIKFDFRTEAFNVLNKVNYEGPANETFGNSAFGLATSSTVFPARILQFAGKIIF encoded by the coding sequence GTGAAGCGTCTTTTTTTATTAGTAGTAATGGCTTGTCTTGTCTTGAGCTCCGCACCGATGTTTGCGCAGTTTGAAACTGCTTCGGTTCTGGGATATGTGCGTGACGGCTCGGGTGCCGTCGTTCCCGGTGCAAGCGTCTCCCTTATCAATCAGGAGACCAAGGCCGTGGTTAAGGCACAGACCAGCGCTCAGGGCTCTTACGAATTTGTCGACGTCAAGATCGGCCAATATCTGGTCACCGCGCAAGCGAATGGTTTTGATGTCAGCACGACACAGCCCTTCACCGTTACCGTTAACGCCCGCCAACGCGTTGACCTGGCCCTTACCATCGGCTCCACCAGCGAGACCGTTACCGTCGATTCCGCTGCCGTGCTGCTCGAGACTGACTCGAGCGAACGTGGACAGGTCATCGGCACCCGCGAGGTCCAGAACCTCCCGCTCAACGGCCGCGCGTATGCCGACCTTGCCGCCCTGGTCCCCGGCGTTCGCCGCAGCCTCCTCGAAAACGGCACCGACTCCAGCCGTGATGCCAGCTTCAACGTAAACGGCATGCGCAGCGAGCAGAATAACTTCCTGCTCGACGGTCTCGACAACAACTCCTACGGAACCTCCAACCAGGGCTTCTCCAACCAAGCCCTCCCGCCCTCCCCAGATGCCATCGACGAGTTCAAGGTCCAGACCGATAACTACTCAGCCGAGTTCGGCCGCGCTCCCGGCGCCGTCATCAACGTGTCGATCAAGAGCGGTACCAACCACTTCCACGGCGCCGCATATGACTACCTCCGCAACACCGCGCTAAACGCCATCGGGCCGTTCAGTGCTCCTATCAATCCCCTCACAGGCAAGAGCCAGAAGCCGACTCTACAGCGCAACCAGTTCGGTGGAACCTTCGGCGGACCCATCTTCAAGGATAAGCTCTTCTTCTTCGGCGACTACGAAGGTACCCGCCAGGTCGTTCACGCGATCAACACCGCCACCGTGCCCGACGCTGACCAGAACGGCACCAGCGCCCAAGCCATCGCCAACGGCGGTTATACCTTCCTGACGACCGCAAGCTCCACCCTCGGTATCGCCGCCAACACTCCCGTCCAGATCAAAAACCCGATCACCGGCCAGGTCTACACCAACGGCGTCGTCCCCTTCAGCGACCCAACCGTCTCCAGCTTCGCCAAGGGCGTTCTCGCCGCGCTGCCTGCGCCTAACCTCTCCGGCATCGTGTCCAATAACTACATCTCGCTGCCCGCCGATACCCTTAACGACGATAAGGGCGATATCCGCGTTGACTATACCATCAGCCCGAAGACGACCATGTTCGCCCGCTACAGCGAGCACCAGGGCAACATTTTCAGCCCGCCCAACATCCAGGGCCCAGCTGGTGGTAACTCGAACGGCTTCGTCTATATCTTCAACCAGCAGGTGGCGGGTGGTGTGACGCACGCCTTCACCCCGAACTCCATTTTGGATGCGCGTTTTGCCTTCACTCGCACCGATGGCGGTAAGAGCCCCTACGGCCACAGCCTCGCCAGCCTCGAGAGCGGTATCGCCGGCCTGCCGACCAGCGGCCCGGCGGTCACCAGCCTCAACGCGCAGTCAGTCCAAAACTTCTCACAGTTCGGAAGCCTTAGCTCCAACCCCCAGTTCCAGGATCCCTACACCTACAATCCAAAGATCAACTACACCTGGATCAAGGGTCGCAGCACCTATAAGGCAGGCTACGAGTACGTCGCCGACTTCACCACGGACTCCGACTTCAACCCGGCCTACGGCGAAGACACCTACAACGAGTACTTCAGCGCCAATGGATATATCTCCGCCGCACACCCCGGCGTCACCACCGGAACAACATCATCGCCAAGCGGCTTCGACACCGGTAGCAAGGAAGGCGTCGCACTCTCAGACTTCCTCTTCGGCGCTCGCGACACCTACCAGCTAGACAACAACACCCTCGCCTACATCAACCAGCGCTTCCACTTCTTCTACTTCCAGGATGACATCCGTTTCTCCTCGAAGCTGACCATCAACGCCGGTCTGCGCTATGAGCTCGTCACTCCGCAGTGGGAGTCAAGCAACCACCTCTCCAACTTCGATCCCGGCACCGTTTCGATGGTGAACGCCTCCAATGGTTCCATCTACAACCGTGCTCTCGTTCACATGCCCAAACTCGACTTCGCTCCGCGTCTTGGACTTGCTTACCAGATCGATTCCAAAACCGTTGTCCGCGCCGGCTATGGCATCGGCTTCCTTCAGTTCAATCGCCAAGGCGGAGAGAACGTGCTTGTCTATAACGCTCCCTTCGTCGTCGACACGGTCCTCACCCAGGCGCCGGAGTTCGGCAACCTGGCTACCTCAGGCTCTTCTGCTCCGCTCGCCCCTTGCACCACCGCTCAGGCAGCTCTTCCCTACAGCTCGACCAACCCCACCCCCTGCTTCCGGACCAGCGCTCAGGGTTACACCACTGGAATGTCCAGCCCTGCAAACGTCACGGCCGCCAGCTACAAGAACACCGAAGTCCGTTACCTTCCCCCGAACCTACCCACCGGCTACGTGCAGAGCTACCACCTGACCGTACAGCGTGAACTCGGTCCTTCCACCACCTTCGAGGTCGCCTACGTCGGTGAGCATGGCGTCAAGATCCAGACACTCGCTGATCTGAACCAAGCCAACCCCGCAACCCCTTCGGCCACCTGCTCCACCACCATCACCTCTGGTTGCGGAAACCTCGCTGCTCGCCGTCCCATCCAGTCCTTCTACACCATCGAGGAGACGATCCCCGCTGGCTTCCTCACCTACAACGCCCTGCAGACCAAGCTCGAGCATCGCTCCGGGCATGGCCTCTACCTGTTGAACTCCTTCACCTACTCGCAGGCGATCGATAACTCCGGCGGAAACCTCGAGGCCAACAACGGTGACAGCGCGCGCATCAACCTAGCCAATCCGCGTAACGATCGTGGTCCTTCCGGCTACAACCAGCCTCTCAACGACACGCTCTCCATCGTCTACGACCTGCCCTACGGCAAGGGCCGCACCTTCGGGGGCAACGCTCCGGCTGTCGTCCAGCAGGTTCTCGGCGGCTGGCAGGTTACCGCCATCAACGATATGAACAGCGGTCAGCCGTTCAACATCTCCTACTCTCCAACGGGTGTGCAATCGGTCAGCTCGATCCTCACACAACGCCCCAACCAGACCGGTCCGGCAGTCCTTCCCAAGAGCAAGCGCGTGAAGACGAGCACCTCGTACTCGCTGTTGAATCCCGCGTCCTTCAGCCTGCCGGCCTTCAACCAGCCCTACGGCAACGCGGGTCGCAACAGCGCACGCCTGGATCCCTTCTACCAACTCGACCTCGGCCTGCATAAGCAGTTCGATGTCTTCCCCCGCGAGAACATCAAGTTCGACTTCCGCACCGAGGCCTTCAACGTCCTGAACAAGGTCAACTACGAGGGACCGGCTAACGAGACCTTCGGCAACAGCGCCTTCGGCCTCGCTACCTCATCTACGGTCTTCCCGGCACGCATCCTGCAATTCGCTGGCAAGATCATCTTCTAA
- a CDS encoding SulP family inorganic anion transporter: MRPAEMKMEVLAGLTSALSLVPEVVGFALVAHVNPLTGLYAAFILCLVAAIWGGRPGMISGAAGSMAVVSAGLVVQHGVEYLFATIVLTGVLQMLFAWFRLGKLIRMVPHPVMLGFVNGLAIIIASAQLQHFHVRAANGAITWMAPAMLLTMLALVAITAAVTVLLPKLTKAFPSALAGILIATACALALGIKTRTVGDLASIRGTLPSFHLPQVPYTLATLRIILPYALILATIGLVETLLTLNLIDEITDTPGRPNRESMAQGAGNLIGALFGGMGGCAMIGQSMINVNAGGRRRLSGIAAGGFLLSFILIGSKLIERIPLAALVGVMFVVAAETFNWKSLRNLAKVPKHDTLVMIVVTVVTVFTNLAVAVVTGIVIAALVFAWDHAQQLDVEITEAPGSKIYRLRGSLFFASATQFTRFFTPKDDPAEVYLEFDHARIMDSSALEAIEALAGRYRTQGKVLHVRGLSENCDRLLRRKDGNVTLLPLEE, encoded by the coding sequence ATGCGGCCAGCTGAGATGAAGATGGAAGTCCTGGCCGGATTGACCTCAGCCCTATCGTTAGTTCCGGAGGTCGTCGGCTTCGCGCTCGTGGCCCATGTAAACCCTCTCACGGGTCTCTATGCCGCCTTCATCCTCTGTCTTGTAGCCGCCATCTGGGGTGGACGCCCGGGCATGATCTCGGGCGCGGCTGGCTCGATGGCCGTCGTTTCGGCGGGGCTGGTCGTACAACATGGGGTGGAATATTTGTTTGCCACCATCGTATTGACGGGCGTGCTGCAGATGCTCTTCGCCTGGTTCCGGCTGGGCAAACTCATCCGCATGGTGCCGCATCCGGTCATGCTGGGTTTCGTCAACGGACTCGCCATCATCATCGCCTCCGCGCAGCTACAGCACTTCCATGTGCGCGCTGCAAATGGCGCAATCACCTGGATGGCTCCTGCCATGCTCCTGACAATGCTGGCGCTGGTCGCCATCACAGCTGCGGTTACCGTACTGCTGCCGAAGCTGACCAAAGCGTTTCCGTCTGCGCTAGCGGGCATTCTCATAGCGACAGCTTGCGCGCTGGCCCTGGGAATCAAGACGCGGACCGTCGGAGACCTGGCATCGATCCGTGGCACGTTGCCATCTTTTCATCTACCGCAAGTGCCCTACACTCTCGCGACGCTACGGATCATCTTGCCCTATGCGCTGATCCTCGCGACCATCGGCCTGGTTGAAACGCTCCTGACATTAAACCTGATCGACGAGATCACGGACACACCCGGACGTCCTAACCGCGAATCGATGGCGCAAGGTGCGGGCAACCTGATCGGCGCACTGTTCGGAGGCATGGGGGGTTGCGCCATGATCGGACAAAGCATGATCAACGTGAATGCTGGCGGCCGGCGGCGTCTCTCTGGTATCGCTGCAGGCGGATTTTTGCTGTCCTTTATTCTCATTGGTTCAAAGCTGATCGAGCGTATTCCTCTGGCAGCCCTGGTCGGAGTGATGTTCGTTGTCGCAGCGGAGACCTTCAACTGGAAGAGCCTCCGCAACCTGGCCAAGGTCCCGAAGCACGACACCCTGGTGATGATCGTCGTAACCGTTGTGACCGTCTTTACGAATCTCGCGGTCGCTGTTGTCACCGGCATCGTGATTGCCGCTCTGGTCTTCGCGTGGGACCATGCACAGCAACTGGACGTGGAGATCACGGAAGCGCCCGGCAGCAAAATCTATCGACTGCGCGGCAGTCTCTTCTTTGCCTCAGCCACGCAGTTCACGCGATTCTTCACACCGAAGGATGATCCCGCCGAAGTCTATCTCGAGTTCGATCACGCTCGCATCATGGACTCTTCCGCCCTGGAGGCAATTGAAGCCCTGGCCGGGCGTTACCGCACACAGGGGAAGGTGCTACATGTACGCGGGCTCAGCGAAAATTGTGACAGGCTTCTGCGTCGCAAAGATGGAAATGTGACGCTGCTTCCGCTGGAAGAGTAG
- a CDS encoding mechanosensitive ion channel family protein, whose translation MQKRSARPSRKVVLLSVFAATLLAGSAATLYVAHGQQVASASFDPAARSRDILAHLNTVIQFYRASMQPIQKAGEPNDIVYRDQAVALSSQVAGYAFQSAKAEATLMAGYQAHQGTAPGAAPSDAGTEQQRMQATEANVEKQISDLQAREAALDKQIDSANAKTLPGLQAQRKQAQGALDLATAMKDALQKIVGITDTQNSSGMAADIDRLQSSVPELQSKNKTAAPQITTLDAAKSSGVTSQGAVLFELFETRRALDNLVQENANLKKQALDLRTPVSNILRTLIKQGQLFSQQAEDPDDPSASTPAPPATPPASGQPNITSITTQFKVLAAAAVPLSQEIIVLEQSSANLSAWRSSVDEEYFSILHTLLLRILVIAIALGLILGGGEIWSRATNKYIRDIRRRRQFLIVRRVVVGFLSVIVILFGFVTQFNSLATFAGFITAGIAVGLQTILLSVAAYFFIIGRYGVKVGDRITISSVTGDVIDVGLVRFYMMELAGSGTELNPTGRVAVFSNAVLFQAGTPLYKQIPGTEYAWHELIVKFTDAANYKLVCESMMKELHAVYDGYRSSIELQHQVVENWMQTSIASPAIESRLQFNGGTFQLWARFPVLIRHASETDEKLTRALIELIATNPEIKSSVASTPLIQASIRG comes from the coding sequence ATGCAAAAGCGAAGTGCCCGGCCATCCAGAAAAGTTGTTCTGCTAAGTGTTTTTGCTGCCACCCTGCTGGCAGGTTCGGCTGCTACGCTGTATGTCGCTCATGGTCAACAGGTTGCGAGTGCCAGCTTCGATCCGGCTGCCAGAAGCCGCGATATCCTGGCCCATCTGAACACGGTCATCCAGTTTTACCGGGCTTCTATGCAGCCTATCCAAAAGGCTGGCGAACCCAACGATATCGTCTATCGCGACCAGGCTGTCGCGCTTTCGTCACAGGTAGCTGGGTATGCCTTCCAATCGGCGAAGGCGGAAGCCACGTTGATGGCCGGGTATCAGGCCCATCAGGGAACTGCGCCTGGTGCCGCGCCCAGCGATGCGGGGACTGAGCAACAGCGGATGCAGGCGACCGAGGCCAATGTCGAAAAGCAGATAAGCGATCTGCAGGCCCGCGAAGCCGCTTTGGACAAGCAGATCGACTCTGCCAATGCGAAGACCCTGCCAGGATTGCAGGCTCAGCGGAAGCAGGCCCAGGGCGCTCTCGATCTGGCTACCGCCATGAAAGATGCGCTGCAGAAGATTGTTGGCATCACGGATACTCAAAATAGTTCGGGGATGGCGGCTGATATCGATCGGCTGCAGAGTTCAGTTCCAGAACTGCAGAGCAAGAATAAGACGGCTGCGCCCCAGATCACTACGCTCGATGCAGCCAAGTCTTCGGGCGTTACCAGCCAGGGAGCCGTCCTGTTCGAGCTGTTTGAGACGCGGCGTGCCCTCGATAACCTGGTCCAAGAGAATGCGAATTTGAAGAAGCAGGCTCTTGACTTGCGTACGCCGGTTTCGAACATCCTTCGCACTCTGATTAAGCAGGGACAACTGTTCTCTCAACAGGCGGAGGACCCTGACGATCCCTCTGCCTCGACTCCAGCTCCGCCAGCCACGCCACCTGCCTCCGGCCAACCTAATATCACGTCCATTACCACTCAGTTCAAGGTCTTAGCGGCGGCCGCTGTTCCTTTGAGCCAGGAGATTATCGTCCTGGAGCAGAGCAGTGCGAACCTCTCCGCCTGGCGCTCCTCTGTGGATGAAGAGTACTTCAGCATTCTGCACACCCTTCTTCTTCGAATCCTGGTGATTGCTATCGCGCTGGGCCTCATTCTGGGGGGCGGAGAGATCTGGAGCCGGGCCACTAATAAGTACATTCGGGACATCCGCCGTCGCCGTCAATTTCTGATTGTGCGCAGGGTTGTTGTCGGCTTTCTTTCCGTCATCGTTATTTTGTTTGGGTTTGTGACCCAGTTCAACTCACTCGCAACGTTTGCGGGCTTCATCACCGCCGGTATTGCTGTCGGTCTTCAGACGATCCTGCTCTCTGTCGCCGCTTACTTCTTCATCATTGGGCGCTATGGAGTGAAGGTCGGCGATCGCATTACGATCTCGTCGGTGACCGGAGACGTGATCGATGTGGGGCTGGTTCGCTTTTACATGATGGAACTGGCCGGCAGCGGGACGGAGTTGAATCCGACAGGACGTGTCGCTGTCTTTTCGAATGCGGTTCTCTTTCAGGCAGGCACGCCTCTTTATAAGCAGATACCGGGCACGGAGTATGCCTGGCATGAACTGATTGTGAAGTTCACGGACGCGGCCAATTACAAGCTGGTCTGCGAATCCATGATGAAAGAGTTGCATGCCGTCTATGACGGCTACCGTTCCAGCATTGAGCTGCAGCACCAAGTGGTCGAGAACTGGATGCAGACATCGATTGCTTCTCCTGCGATCGAATCCCGGTTGCAGTTCAATGGAGGCACGTTCCAGCTCTGGGCACGCTTTCCGGTACTGATCCGGCACGCCTCTGAGACGGACGAAAAGCTGACGCGAGCGTTGATCGAACTCATCGCCACAAACCCTGAGATCAAGAGTTCCGTGGCTTCGACGCCCTTGATTCAGGCGTCGATTCGCGGGTAA
- a CDS encoding GntR family transcriptional regulator has translation MIDSIADAHHPLYARIESVLASDIAAGALLPGSQLPTEDSLIARFEVSRITVRKAIQNLVSRGLVEIRRGKGTFVVQPKITQELTELSGFVEDMQAAGRNPTARVVDQQTVAATEAVARHLALTTGMLVVRIQRVRLADGVAMSFDETYLPLEIGKKIITNDLELEPIFSLLEAKYNIPLIEAEYKLEAIAAEPHVAQALQVAGGSPIFMIERTSYTRGGQPIDYERLHYRGDLIRFVTRLARNPSK, from the coding sequence ATGATTGATTCGATAGCAGACGCACATCACCCTCTTTATGCGCGCATCGAATCGGTTCTTGCGTCGGATATAGCCGCAGGGGCGCTGCTACCGGGCAGCCAGCTTCCTACCGAAGATAGCCTGATCGCACGATTCGAAGTAAGCCGCATTACCGTGCGCAAGGCGATTCAGAATCTGGTGAGCCGAGGCCTTGTCGAGATTCGTCGCGGAAAAGGAACCTTCGTCGTTCAACCCAAGATCACGCAGGAGTTGACCGAACTAAGCGGCTTCGTCGAAGACATGCAGGCAGCAGGACGAAACCCTACCGCTCGCGTGGTCGATCAACAGACTGTTGCTGCCACCGAGGCTGTTGCCAGGCATCTCGCTCTGACCACAGGCATGCTGGTTGTTAGAATTCAGCGCGTGCGCCTGGCCGATGGAGTAGCCATGTCGTTTGACGAAACCTACCTGCCGCTCGAAATAGGCAAGAAGATCATCACCAACGATCTGGAACTCGAACCGATCTTCTCGCTGCTTGAGGCGAAGTACAATATTCCTCTCATAGAGGCGGAGTATAAGCTCGAAGCCATTGCGGCCGAACCCCACGTAGCCCAGGCCCTACAGGTAGCTGGCGGCAGCCCGATCTTTATGATCGAGCGCACCTCCTACACCAGGGGAGGGCAGCCCATCGACTACGAGAGACTGCACTACCGAGGCGACCTGATCCGGTTTGTCACTCGGCTGGCCCGTAATCCATCCAAATGA
- the chrA gene encoding chromate efflux transporter — protein sequence MNSSATPQRPSFREALGFWSRLGWISFGGTAAHIAIMHGYLVEKKKWISNGRFLHALSHCMILPGPEAQQLAIYIGWKLHGKKGGLAAGTLFVLPSMFVLLALSLIYVLFGNLPWIAAMFNGLKPAVIALVLLALLKIAGRALRGPVHYVVAAAAFIGMFFFNVSLPLIMLGAVVLGVLLGHLRPSLFHHQNSLETDEDEHEYFINKYSKSSETDFSSKSLVKLVATALLLWLVPFVLFYFFVDDFHFWRGLAFFFTKTAFVTIGGSYTVIPYVAQISVVKLHWLSKLQMMDGFALAETTPGPLIIVVAFVGFMAGYNHFHGSLWMGILGLLATTFYTFLPCFLFVFAGAPIVERTQGKPAVEGVLSLITAVVVGAILDLTLFLGKGVVFPSGTMALRSIDIVSVAWIITSLLLLKKFRLNVVYLILLSVAFGAGRYLIMLHMR from the coding sequence ATGAACTCTTCTGCTACCCCGCAAAGACCCTCGTTCAGAGAGGCACTCGGCTTCTGGTCCAGGCTGGGGTGGATCAGCTTTGGCGGCACCGCCGCGCATATCGCCATCATGCATGGCTACCTCGTAGAGAAGAAGAAGTGGATCAGCAACGGAAGATTTCTGCATGCCCTGAGCCATTGCATGATCCTGCCCGGACCTGAAGCGCAGCAACTGGCAATCTATATCGGCTGGAAGCTCCATGGGAAGAAGGGCGGTCTGGCGGCAGGCACTCTCTTTGTCCTGCCCTCCATGTTCGTGCTGCTCGCACTGAGCCTGATCTATGTTCTATTCGGCAATCTTCCGTGGATTGCCGCCATGTTCAACGGACTAAAACCAGCCGTCATCGCGCTGGTCCTTCTTGCACTGCTCAAAATAGCAGGCAGGGCTTTGCGAGGACCCGTGCATTACGTTGTAGCAGCCGCTGCCTTTATCGGCATGTTCTTCTTCAACGTGTCGCTGCCGCTGATCATGCTGGGAGCTGTCGTTCTGGGCGTCCTGCTCGGCCACCTGCGCCCTTCCCTCTTTCACCATCAGAACTCGCTGGAGACGGACGAAGACGAACACGAGTATTTCATCAATAAATATTCGAAGAGCAGCGAAACAGATTTCAGCAGCAAGTCTCTCGTCAAACTAGTCGCAACCGCCTTGCTCCTATGGCTGGTTCCCTTCGTGTTGTTCTATTTCTTTGTCGACGACTTTCACTTCTGGAGAGGGCTGGCCTTCTTTTTCACGAAGACGGCCTTCGTGACGATTGGCGGCTCTTACACTGTCATTCCCTACGTGGCACAGATCAGCGTGGTGAAGCTGCACTGGCTGAGCAAACTCCAGATGATGGATGGCTTTGCCCTGGCTGAGACGACTCCAGGCCCCTTGATTATCGTGGTGGCTTTCGTCGGCTTTATGGCTGGCTACAATCACTTCCACGGCTCTCTCTGGATGGGAATCCTAGGACTGTTAGCTACCACGTTCTACACCTTTCTTCCCTGCTTCCTCTTTGTCTTCGCAGGCGCGCCGATCGTAGAACGCACACAAGGCAAGCCCGCGGTGGAGGGCGTTCTAAGCCTCATCACCGCTGTTGTAGTGGGCGCCATTCTCGACCTGACACTGTTTCTCGGGAAGGGTGTTGTCTTTCCCTCGGGCACGATGGCGCTACGAAGCATCGACATCGTCTCGGTAGCCTGGATCATTACATCTCTGCTGTTATTGAAGAAGTTCAGGCTGAACGTGGTCTACCTGATTCTCTTGAGCGTTGCCTTCGGAGCGGGACGGTATCTGATCATGCTGCACATGCGATGA